A region of Dioscorea cayenensis subsp. rotundata cultivar TDr96_F1 unplaced genomic scaffold, TDr96_F1_v2_PseudoChromosome.rev07_lg8_w22 25.fasta BLBR01002168.1, whole genome shotgun sequence DNA encodes the following proteins:
- the LOC120257510 gene encoding protein PLASTID TRANSCRIPTIONALLY ACTIVE 10 isoform X1, translating to MHCFQLHHHHCLLPRFLSPPFRASKPSVEWRSLRLLPRSSSTSSAYAPDEDPVDEDFLKDFKPREKETEDEARRRNWIERGWAPWEEILTPEADFARKALNEGEEVPLQSPEAIEAHKMLTPSYRRKKMEESGLSEEEYQAKQFEIKGEIPEPLETSWDGPLVTRLVPPRDWPPRGWEVDKKELEFIREAHKMLAERVDVEKMEGVRVDKDTDVGIMCLDRYKVFLKQYNEWVAANKDRLEEESYKFDQDYYPGRRKRGKDYKDGMLELPFFYPGQVCMGKVVTLHLHQGAFVDIGGVYDGWVPIKGNDWYWIRHHVKVGMRVIVEILAKRDPYRFRFPLEMRLVDPNIDHLLFNRFDYPPIFHRKEDTNPEELWRDCGRAPIPRRKPKFKIEEQSLLSNHPYVDKLWHLHNAEQLILDDEDANPDKYKDKKPLKNLEPFDEENSVEYTKAYFKKALIPKVILNTNVEELELDAARAERQMLYKLKKEANERGEEFKLPKLRRMIEMDEYDLMHWRRSLEEREALIRDISSRKALGLPLDEPGRYIDERLFMKDKYDPSSPLYRYDYWGEPKNSEKSRQQRETENHNKAIVGNRIVWYEMSYEEAMKQKMRREARKKAMPKVEEKEVSDQGDKDDEDEDEDEIIYSILSDALSDSENKPFVNGTESPRMADEGMFEN from the exons ATGCACTGCTTCCAGCTCCATCACCACCATTGCCTCCTTCCTCGCTTCCTCTCTCCTCCCTTCCGAGCTTCCAAACCCTCGGTTGAATGGAGATCCCTTCGCCTCCTCCCCAGGTCCTCCTCCACTTCCTCTGCATACGCTCCTGATGAGGACCCCGTCGACGAGGATTTCCTCAAGGACTTCAAACCCCGTGAGAAGGAAACGGAGGACGAGGCCCGCCGCCGGAACTGGATCGAGCGTGGCTGGGCTCCATGGGAGGAGATCCTCACGCCGGAGGCTGATTTCGCTCGCAAAGCCCTCAATGAGGGCGAAGAAGTCCCTCTTCAATCCCCTGAAGCCATCGAGGCTCACAAGATGCTCACTCCGTCGTACCGCCGcaagaagatggaggagagcgGGCTCTCCGAGGAGGAATACCAGGCGAAGCAGTTTGAGATTAAGGGAGAGATACCGGAGCCACTGGAGACTTCTTGGGATGGGCCTTTGGTGACCCGGCTTGTGCCGCCGAGGGACTGGCCTCCCAGAGGATGGGAGGTGGATAAGAAGGAGCTGGAGTTTATTAGGGAGGCGCATAAGATGCTCGCTGAGAGGGTTGATGTTGAGAAGATGGAGGGAGTGAGGGTGGATAAGGATACGGATGTGGGAATTATGTGTTTGGATAGGTACAAGGTTTTCTTGAAGCAGTACAATGAGTGGGTTGCAGCGAATAAAGATCGGTTGGAGGAGGAGTCATACAAG TTTGATCAAGATTATTATCCTGGTAGGAGAAAACGAGGCAAGGACTACAAAGACGGCATG CTTGAGCTTCCCTTTTTTTACCCTGGGCAG GTCTGCATGGGAAAGGTGGTAACTCTGCACCTTCACCAAGGAGCCTTTGTTGACATTGGAGGTGTCTATGATGG ATGGGTTCCCATAAAAGGAAATGATTGGTACTGGATTCGCCATCATGTAAAGGTTGGCATGCGTGTAATTGTTGAAATTCTG GCCAAGCGAGATCCATATCGCTTTCGATTTCCCCTTGAAATGCGCCTGGTTGATCCAAACATAGACCatctttt ATTTAATAGATTTGACTATCCACCAATATTTCATCGCAAAGAGGATACAAATCCAGAAGAATTATGG CGGGATTGTGGAAGGGCACCCATTCCTAGAAGAAAGCCAAAATTCAAAATAGAAGAACAATCCTTGTTATCAAATCATCCTTATGTAGATAAG CTATGGCACTTACATAATGCAGAACAACTGATTCTGGATGATGAGGATGCAAACCCTGATAAATATAAGGATAAGAAACCTTTGAAGAATTTGGAGCCTTTTGATGAAGAAAACAGTGTTGAATATACCAAAGCATACTTCAAGAAAGCTTTAATTCCAAAGGTGATTCTG aaTACAAATGTGGAGGAACTTGAGTTGGATGCTGCTCGTGCTGAGCGTCAG ATGCTTTACAAATTAAAGAAGGAAGCAAATGAAAGAGGAGAAGAATTTAAACTTCCAAAGTTGAGACGAATGATTGAAATGGATGAGTATGACCTGATGCATTGGCGACGTTCATtagaagaaagagaagctttGATTAGAGATATTAGCAG CCGGAAAGCTCTAGGACTTCCACTAGATGAACCAGGAAGATACATAGATGAGAGGCTATTTATGAAAGACAAATATGATCCATCAAGCCCATTGTACCGTTATGACTACTGGGGTGAGCCGAAGAACTCAGAAAAGAGCAGGCAGCAGAGAGAGACTGAAAATCACAACAAGGCCATTGTTGGAAATCGTATTGTTTGGTATGAGATGTCATATGAAGAGGCAATGAAGCAAAAAATGCGTCGAGAAGCCCGGAAGAAAGCAATGCCAAAAGTCGAAGAAAAGGAAGTTTCTGATCAAGGTGACAAGGACGACGAGGACGAGGATGAGGATGAAATCATCTATAGTATACTAAGTGATGCCCTTTCGGACTCGGAGAACAAACCATTTGTTAATGGCACTGAATCTCCAAGGATGGCAGATGAGGGAATGTTTGAGAACTAG
- the LOC120257510 gene encoding protein PLASTID TRANSCRIPTIONALLY ACTIVE 10 isoform X3 translates to MHCFQLHHHHCLLPRFLSPPFRASKPSVEWRSLRLLPRSSSTSSAYAPDEDPVDEDFLKDFKPREKETEDEARRRNWIERGWAPWEEILTPEADFARKALNEGEEVPLQSPEAIEAHKMLTPSYRRKKMEESGLSEEEYQAKQFEIKGEIPEPLETSWDGPLVTRLVPPRDWPPRGWEVDKKELEFIREAHKMLAERVDVEKMEGVRVDKDTDVGIMCLDRYKVFLKQYNEWVAANKDRLEEESYKFDQDYYPGRRKRGKDYKDGMLELPFFYPGQVCMGKVVTLHLHQGAFVDIGGVYDGWVPIKGNDWYWIRHHVKVGMRVIVEILAKRDPYRFRFPLEMRLVDPNIDHLLFNRFDYPPIFHRKEDTNPEELWRDCGRAPIPRRKPKFKIEEQSLLSNHPYVDKLWHLHNAEQLILDDEDANPDKYKDKKPLKNLEPFDEENSVEYTKAYFKKALIPKVILNTNVEELELDAARAERQYRCFTN, encoded by the exons ATGCACTGCTTCCAGCTCCATCACCACCATTGCCTCCTTCCTCGCTTCCTCTCTCCTCCCTTCCGAGCTTCCAAACCCTCGGTTGAATGGAGATCCCTTCGCCTCCTCCCCAGGTCCTCCTCCACTTCCTCTGCATACGCTCCTGATGAGGACCCCGTCGACGAGGATTTCCTCAAGGACTTCAAACCCCGTGAGAAGGAAACGGAGGACGAGGCCCGCCGCCGGAACTGGATCGAGCGTGGCTGGGCTCCATGGGAGGAGATCCTCACGCCGGAGGCTGATTTCGCTCGCAAAGCCCTCAATGAGGGCGAAGAAGTCCCTCTTCAATCCCCTGAAGCCATCGAGGCTCACAAGATGCTCACTCCGTCGTACCGCCGcaagaagatggaggagagcgGGCTCTCCGAGGAGGAATACCAGGCGAAGCAGTTTGAGATTAAGGGAGAGATACCGGAGCCACTGGAGACTTCTTGGGATGGGCCTTTGGTGACCCGGCTTGTGCCGCCGAGGGACTGGCCTCCCAGAGGATGGGAGGTGGATAAGAAGGAGCTGGAGTTTATTAGGGAGGCGCATAAGATGCTCGCTGAGAGGGTTGATGTTGAGAAGATGGAGGGAGTGAGGGTGGATAAGGATACGGATGTGGGAATTATGTGTTTGGATAGGTACAAGGTTTTCTTGAAGCAGTACAATGAGTGGGTTGCAGCGAATAAAGATCGGTTGGAGGAGGAGTCATACAAG TTTGATCAAGATTATTATCCTGGTAGGAGAAAACGAGGCAAGGACTACAAAGACGGCATG CTTGAGCTTCCCTTTTTTTACCCTGGGCAG GTCTGCATGGGAAAGGTGGTAACTCTGCACCTTCACCAAGGAGCCTTTGTTGACATTGGAGGTGTCTATGATGG ATGGGTTCCCATAAAAGGAAATGATTGGTACTGGATTCGCCATCATGTAAAGGTTGGCATGCGTGTAATTGTTGAAATTCTG GCCAAGCGAGATCCATATCGCTTTCGATTTCCCCTTGAAATGCGCCTGGTTGATCCAAACATAGACCatctttt ATTTAATAGATTTGACTATCCACCAATATTTCATCGCAAAGAGGATACAAATCCAGAAGAATTATGG CGGGATTGTGGAAGGGCACCCATTCCTAGAAGAAAGCCAAAATTCAAAATAGAAGAACAATCCTTGTTATCAAATCATCCTTATGTAGATAAG CTATGGCACTTACATAATGCAGAACAACTGATTCTGGATGATGAGGATGCAAACCCTGATAAATATAAGGATAAGAAACCTTTGAAGAATTTGGAGCCTTTTGATGAAGAAAACAGTGTTGAATATACCAAAGCATACTTCAAGAAAGCTTTAATTCCAAAGGTGATTCTG aaTACAAATGTGGAGGAACTTGAGTTGGATGCTGCTCGTGCTGAGCGTCAG TACAGATGCTTTACAAATTAA
- the LOC120257510 gene encoding protein PLASTID TRANSCRIPTIONALLY ACTIVE 10 isoform X2 — protein MHCFQLHHHHCLLPRFLSPPFRASKPSVEWRSLRLLPRSSSTSSAYAPDEDPVDEDFLKDFKPREKETEDEARRRNWIERGWAPWEEILTPEADFARKALNEGEEVPLQSPEAIEAHKMLTPSYRRKKMEESGLSEEEYQAKQFEIKGEIPEPLETSWDGPLVTRLVPPRDWPPRGWEVDKKELEFIREAHKMLAERVDVEKMEGVRVDKDTDVGIMCLDRYKVFLKQYNEWVAANKDRLEEESYKFDQDYYPGRRKRGKDYKDGMLELPFFYPGQVCMGKVVTLHLHQGAFVDIGGVYDGWVPIKGNDWYWIRHHVKVGMRVIVEILAKRDPYRFRFPLEMRLVDPNIDHLLFNRFDYPPIFHRKEDTNPEELWRDCGRAPIPRRKPKFKIEEQSLLSNHPYVDKLWHLHNAEQLILDDEDANPDKYKDKKPLKNLEPFDEENSVEYTKAYFKKALIPKVILNTNVEELELDAARAERQMLYKLKKEANERGEEFKLPKLRRMIEMDEYDLMHWRRSLEEREALIRDISSRKALGLPLDEPGRYIDERLFMKDKYDPSSPLYRYDYWGEPKNSEKSRQQRETENHNKAIVGNRIVWYEMSYEEAMKQKMRREARKKAMPKVEEKEVSDQGDKDDEDEDEDEIIYSILSDALSDSENKPFVNGTESPRMADEGMFEN, from the exons ATGCACTGCTTCCAGCTCCATCACCACCATTGCCTCCTTCCTCGCTTCCTCTCTCCTCCCTTCCGAGCTTCCAAACCCTCGGTTGAATGGAGATCCCTTCGCCTCCTCCCCAGGTCCTCCTCCACTTCCTCTGCATACGCTCCTGATGAGGACCCCGTCGACGAGGATTTCCTCAAGGACTTCAAACCCCGTGAGAAGGAAACGGAGGACGAGGCCCGCCGCCGGAACTGGATCGAGCGTGGCTGGGCTCCATGGGAGGAGATCCTCACGCCGGAGGCTGATTTCGCTCGCAAAGCCCTCAATGAGGGCGAAGAAGTCCCTCTTCAATCCCCTGAAGCCATCGAGGCTCACAAGATGCTCACTCCGTCGTACCGCCGcaagaagatggaggagagcgGGCTCTCCGAGGAGGAATACCAGGCGAAGCAGTTTGAGATTAAGGGAGAGATACCGGAGCCACTGGAGACTTCTTGGGATGGGCCTTTGGTGACCCGGCTTGTGCCGCCGAGGGACTGGCCTCCCAGAGGATGGGAGGTGGATAAGAAGGAGCTGGAGTTTATTAGGGAGGCGCATAAGATGCTCGCTGAGAGGGTTGATGTTGAGAAGATGGAGGGAGTGAGGGTGGATAAGGATACGGATGTGGGAATTATGTGTTTGGATAGGTACAAGGTTTTCTTGAAGCAGTACAATGAGTGGGTTGCAGCGAATAAAGATCGGTTGGAGGAGGAGTCATACAAG TTTGATCAAGATTATTATCCTGGTAGGAGAAAACGAGGCAAGGACTACAAAGACGGCATG CTTGAGCTTCCCTTTTTTTACCCTG GGCAGGTCTGCATGGGAAAGGTGGTAACTCTGCACCTTCACCAAGGAGCCTTTGTTGACATTGGAGGTGTCTATGATGG ATGGGTTCCCATAAAAGGAAATGATTGGTACTGGATTCGCCATCATGTAAAGGTTGGCATGCGTGTAATTGTTGAAATTCTG GCCAAGCGAGATCCATATCGCTTTCGATTTCCCCTTGAAATGCGCCTGGTTGATCCAAACATAGACCatctttt ATTTAATAGATTTGACTATCCACCAATATTTCATCGCAAAGAGGATACAAATCCAGAAGAATTATGG CGGGATTGTGGAAGGGCACCCATTCCTAGAAGAAAGCCAAAATTCAAAATAGAAGAACAATCCTTGTTATCAAATCATCCTTATGTAGATAAG CTATGGCACTTACATAATGCAGAACAACTGATTCTGGATGATGAGGATGCAAACCCTGATAAATATAAGGATAAGAAACCTTTGAAGAATTTGGAGCCTTTTGATGAAGAAAACAGTGTTGAATATACCAAAGCATACTTCAAGAAAGCTTTAATTCCAAAGGTGATTCTG aaTACAAATGTGGAGGAACTTGAGTTGGATGCTGCTCGTGCTGAGCGTCAG ATGCTTTACAAATTAAAGAAGGAAGCAAATGAAAGAGGAGAAGAATTTAAACTTCCAAAGTTGAGACGAATGATTGAAATGGATGAGTATGACCTGATGCATTGGCGACGTTCATtagaagaaagagaagctttGATTAGAGATATTAGCAG CCGGAAAGCTCTAGGACTTCCACTAGATGAACCAGGAAGATACATAGATGAGAGGCTATTTATGAAAGACAAATATGATCCATCAAGCCCATTGTACCGTTATGACTACTGGGGTGAGCCGAAGAACTCAGAAAAGAGCAGGCAGCAGAGAGAGACTGAAAATCACAACAAGGCCATTGTTGGAAATCGTATTGTTTGGTATGAGATGTCATATGAAGAGGCAATGAAGCAAAAAATGCGTCGAGAAGCCCGGAAGAAAGCAATGCCAAAAGTCGAAGAAAAGGAAGTTTCTGATCAAGGTGACAAGGACGACGAGGACGAGGATGAGGATGAAATCATCTATAGTATACTAAGTGATGCCCTTTCGGACTCGGAGAACAAACCATTTGTTAATGGCACTGAATCTCCAAGGATGGCAGATGAGGGAATGTTTGAGAACTAG